A stretch of the Streptomyces sp. NBC_00078 genome encodes the following:
- a CDS encoding CHAT domain-containing protein, with the protein MEYEELRFRVRQTGVHRHVLTVSGAGGAAEVLAVGDRPEAYRERLEQLIEAELGLAPLGDQDTASRLRDLGRDVFGLLLGRRAAECLDAAHTQVRRMQPARGLRLRFDLPPALRSLPLEALCAPAARPGQSTALHDGLSLVRSLPGGPIGRRLPDPEDAPSKIRLLVVHASPDGGELPVGEDEVAHLLRELPQVAVETTLVRRATRDRLESALGERSDLPTAVLLIAHGSYDTGLGKGMVHLETPDGRTDHVPSDLLSGMLLRAPRLRLAVLNLCSGADSSHTEPFSGLAQALIGGGVPAVVAMHGRVSDRSAGLFGPALLKKIAANQTIDEAMAYARRSISYQSGHTATEWAVPALFLHEECRHGWLFKAKGVRDGERAAHDPLRQGAEALKAFNDPFGDVDSAQLIEAARFQRLCREWEGVRNILATDTRLFREEQELLRQEAAYELAWAKVQGLCELLTAEEAPAAQHALAGVRAALPHGEQAWLPVLDLEVLELARLTALLQQAHAAVRAADWAGTLALCEEVLAERPAGFGDAVRLRDAATNELALADACERATTACEGGDWAIASVAYGQALGLRHDHGPALAGAAYVQGRTAEKAGDWSAAADAYARCPQLYDAAARASHARGRAAALAGDWGTAHEAFEEATTRYADAAATAPDVRRDATAGGVNGHAQPSAAVAHGVSAGAPSRLHCPGLPAWLAYAAARVAEVQERWEEAAEGFSVAVGFDDALLRAHHARGRAAAKDGVWPEALACMEAAAGLRVEAEEADMPAGPADGLPDPGSWIPELRERVRESAAVAAESGEWARALECLRLLPDTYEDTRAQCRFAEGRVAEAAGEWDAAAAAYDDALHPDAPARRHYALGRSSALCQEWDTAQEHFAEVPDRIHDFPEPAAALRLYAQGRSAAARGDWRAVVEDFGGLPDSHADGDVGHRRRYARARLAELQEAAREDTWTSVLGHLDDVPDEALDGAVGLLRRKATGLHALSQAELERARGLFEPYSEDDEEFARLHGYVLARLHERDEAWREALAAYRALPGSHADVAPRCRYAEARVAEAVAEGAEQWRAVREAYGELADAFADDGGFADAAVRAQYARARLAEAEGDWEEACRSADALRAHADAPRVAAYARGRLTESRRDWHRAVDAFRASGPYRDAEARLAHGEGRLLEEQGRFAAAAEAYERAGGAHEGARAQAARLRGVLRLAWVDGAIGEPLVADPFALQDETFPYLALRDAGVGPGSSMDVVNEVSFTLMERQDTSWTWPERVAWDRLRVPARRLELDALLYRWHAPAAVREAVAHLAPGDGPDPLVALCERFPRDAPLLLLLARGREAAVTAWEERLTGTPGDMAVVHGLAVARLWQARELEHSGAWEHAVRAWEQALAYWAALLSDEGYWDGWRTERAGCYQRAVSPDDLARLRRDLSLRLSDRLAAGEETHTDQDRPEQAAAYRRLTTLFEAELGGARVLKEVGGLPTVPGTAVALACGPQYLHMLRLEVPLAERVAELSTAAQHGHDPGEFTVRRLRWAFSALAGAYALAEAHRFEEALGALPELAALPDLPQDCAGPGVAPGTHIEGCGHCEGFVRGDPAYLQLPRRRARFVQDGAALAVHARLALAQAALTSGLGGLSRAVEHWGQAVTAATNAGMQGRITGAVVQMVLGRVEALIDTPGEQRDAALDEAVALIEQVKPVLQPLARELAAQLDAQLSLILSMRGVWRASTRARYGLPLDAPAGEADLRRALELNPESGHARGNLVRALVYTLDERTSDPVEQLGLLEEAIGLLHTGLRQQLAHNYRETLAEALNALERLVALRIGIDGLAELIRATHHDKPENETDPAALAENLVERARHKREQQGDPAVAVHLLIHAVRTDPSSERIRGFLLKAVHGWRDTLRGPGHEEDGTC; encoded by the coding sequence ATGGAGTACGAGGAACTGCGCTTCCGGGTGCGCCAGACGGGCGTACATCGTCATGTGCTGACGGTCAGCGGGGCAGGCGGCGCCGCGGAGGTGCTGGCGGTGGGCGACCGGCCCGAGGCGTACCGCGAGCGGCTGGAGCAGCTGATCGAGGCCGAGCTCGGCCTCGCGCCCCTGGGCGACCAGGACACCGCGTCCCGACTGCGCGACCTGGGACGGGACGTCTTCGGTCTGCTGCTGGGCAGGCGGGCCGCGGAGTGCTTGGACGCGGCACACACGCAGGTGCGGCGCATGCAGCCGGCGCGCGGACTGCGGCTGCGCTTCGATCTGCCGCCCGCCCTGCGGTCGCTGCCGCTGGAGGCGCTGTGCGCGCCCGCCGCCCGGCCGGGCCAGTCGACGGCCCTGCACGACGGTCTGTCGCTGGTGCGCTCGCTGCCGGGCGGTCCGATCGGCCGACGGCTGCCCGACCCGGAGGACGCGCCGAGCAAGATCCGGCTCCTGGTCGTGCACGCCTCGCCGGACGGCGGGGAACTGCCGGTCGGCGAAGACGAAGTCGCCCATCTTTTACGGGAGTTGCCGCAGGTGGCCGTGGAGACGACCTTGGTGCGTCGGGCCACTCGGGACCGTCTGGAGAGCGCGCTGGGCGAGCGCTCGGATCTGCCGACGGCCGTTTTGCTGATCGCCCACGGTTCGTACGACACCGGGCTCGGCAAGGGCATGGTGCACCTTGAGACTCCGGACGGCCGCACCGACCACGTGCCCTCCGACCTGCTCAGCGGCATGCTGCTGAGGGCGCCCCGGCTGCGTCTGGCGGTGCTCAACCTCTGTTCGGGGGCGGACAGTTCGCACACGGAGCCGTTCTCGGGGCTCGCCCAGGCGCTGATAGGTGGCGGGGTGCCGGCCGTGGTGGCGATGCACGGGCGGGTGAGCGACCGGTCGGCGGGGCTCTTCGGACCCGCGCTGCTCAAGAAGATCGCAGCCAACCAGACGATCGACGAGGCGATGGCGTATGCCCGCCGCAGCATCTCGTACCAGTCCGGGCACACCGCCACCGAGTGGGCGGTTCCGGCGCTGTTCCTGCACGAGGAGTGCCGGCACGGCTGGCTGTTCAAGGCGAAGGGGGTACGCGACGGCGAGCGTGCGGCGCACGATCCGCTGCGGCAGGGCGCCGAGGCGCTGAAGGCCTTCAACGACCCCTTCGGAGACGTGGATTCGGCCCAGCTGATCGAGGCGGCCCGTTTCCAGCGGCTGTGCCGGGAGTGGGAGGGGGTGCGCAACATCCTCGCCACCGACACCCGGCTGTTCCGCGAGGAGCAGGAGCTGTTGCGGCAGGAGGCCGCGTACGAGCTGGCCTGGGCGAAGGTGCAGGGACTGTGCGAGCTGCTCACGGCGGAGGAAGCCCCGGCGGCGCAGCATGCGCTGGCCGGGGTCCGGGCCGCGCTGCCGCACGGCGAGCAGGCCTGGCTGCCCGTCCTGGACCTGGAGGTGCTGGAACTCGCCCGGCTCACCGCGCTGTTGCAGCAGGCTCACGCGGCGGTGCGGGCAGCGGACTGGGCCGGCACCCTCGCCCTGTGCGAGGAGGTCCTGGCCGAGCGGCCCGCCGGGTTCGGTGACGCCGTACGGCTGCGCGACGCGGCCACCAACGAGCTGGCGCTGGCCGACGCGTGCGAACGCGCGACCACGGCGTGCGAAGGGGGCGACTGGGCGATCGCGTCCGTCGCCTACGGTCAGGCCCTCGGCCTGCGGCACGATCACGGTCCGGCGCTGGCGGGAGCGGCCTACGTGCAGGGCCGCACCGCGGAGAAGGCCGGTGACTGGTCCGCCGCGGCGGACGCCTACGCGCGCTGCCCGCAGCTGTACGACGCCGCGGCCCGTGCGTCCCACGCCCGCGGCCGGGCGGCTGCCCTGGCCGGCGACTGGGGCACGGCCCACGAGGCGTTCGAGGAGGCGACGACGCGGTACGCGGACGCCGCCGCGACGGCTCCGGACGTACGGCGGGACGCGACGGCCGGAGGCGTGAACGGGCACGCGCAGCCCAGCGCGGCCGTCGCCCACGGGGTGAGCGCCGGCGCCCCGTCGCGCCTGCACTGCCCCGGCCTTCCCGCCTGGCTCGCCTACGCCGCCGCGCGCGTCGCCGAGGTCCAGGAGAGATGGGAGGAGGCGGCCGAGGGGTTCTCCGTGGCCGTCGGCTTCGACGACGCCCTCCTGCGGGCCCATCACGCCCGTGGCCGCGCGGCCGCCAAGGACGGTGTCTGGCCCGAGGCACTGGCTTGTATGGAGGCGGCCGCCGGGCTGCGAGTGGAGGCCGAAGAGGCGGACATGCCGGCCGGGCCGGCGGACGGTCTGCCGGATCCCGGGTCCTGGATCCCGGAGTTGCGGGAGCGGGTGCGCGAAAGTGCGGCCGTCGCCGCGGAGTCGGGTGAGTGGGCTCGGGCGCTGGAGTGTCTGCGGCTGTTGCCGGACACGTACGAGGACACCAGGGCCCAGTGCCGGTTCGCCGAGGGCCGGGTCGCGGAGGCGGCCGGCGAGTGGGACGCGGCGGCCGCGGCGTACGACGACGCGCTGCACCCCGACGCGCCCGCCCGGCGGCACTACGCCCTCGGACGGTCCTCGGCCCTGTGCCAGGAGTGGGACACGGCTCAGGAGCACTTCGCCGAAGTCCCGGACCGTATCCACGACTTCCCCGAGCCGGCCGCCGCGCTGCGGCTGTACGCACAGGGCCGGTCGGCCGCCGCGCGCGGCGACTGGAGAGCCGTCGTCGAGGACTTCGGCGGGCTGCCGGACAGCCACGCGGACGGCGATGTCGGCCACCGGCGCAGGTACGCGCGCGCACGGCTCGCCGAACTGCAGGAGGCTGCCAGGGAGGACACCTGGACGTCGGTGCTTGGCCACCTGGACGACGTACCGGACGAGGCACTGGACGGGGCGGTGGGCCTGCTGCGCCGCAAGGCGACCGGGCTGCACGCACTGAGCCAGGCCGAACTGGAGCGTGCCCGGGGCCTGTTCGAGCCGTATTCCGAGGACGACGAGGAGTTCGCGCGGCTGCACGGCTATGTGCTGGCGCGGCTGCACGAGCGCGACGAGGCGTGGCGGGAGGCGCTGGCCGCCTACCGTGCGCTGCCCGGGAGCCATGCCGATGTGGCGCCGCGCTGCCGCTACGCCGAGGCGCGGGTCGCGGAGGCGGTCGCCGAGGGCGCCGAGCAGTGGCGGGCCGTCCGGGAGGCGTACGGGGAGCTGGCGGACGCCTTCGCCGACGACGGCGGTTTCGCCGACGCCGCGGTACGCGCCCAGTACGCGCGGGCCCGGCTCGCCGAGGCCGAGGGCGACTGGGAGGAGGCGTGCCGCAGTGCCGACGCGCTGCGCGCTCACGCCGACGCGCCCCGGGTCGCCGCCTATGCGCGGGGCCGGCTGACGGAGAGCCGGCGGGACTGGCACCGGGCGGTGGACGCCTTCCGCGCGAGCGGGCCCTACCGGGACGCCGAGGCGCGGCTCGCCCACGGCGAGGGCCGGCTGCTGGAGGAGCAGGGCCGGTTCGCGGCGGCCGCCGAGGCGTACGAGCGGGCCGGCGGGGCTCACGAGGGGGCCCGTGCGCAGGCGGCGCGGCTGCGCGGGGTGCTGCGGCTGGCCTGGGTCGACGGCGCGATCGGCGAGCCGCTGGTGGCGGATCCGTTCGCGCTGCAGGACGAGACGTTCCCGTATCTGGCCCTGCGGGACGCGGGCGTGGGCCCCGGCTCGTCGATGGACGTGGTGAACGAGGTGTCGTTCACGCTGATGGAGCGCCAGGACACGAGCTGGACCTGGCCGGAGCGGGTGGCCTGGGACCGGCTGCGGGTGCCCGCGCGGCGGCTGGAGCTGGACGCGCTGCTGTACCGGTGGCACGCCCCGGCCGCGGTCCGCGAGGCGGTCGCGCACCTCGCACCGGGCGACGGGCCCGACCCGCTCGTGGCCCTCTGCGAGCGGTTCCCGAGGGACGCCCCGCTGCTGCTTCTGCTCGCCCGCGGCCGGGAGGCGGCCGTGACGGCCTGGGAGGAGCGGCTGACGGGCACGCCCGGCGACATGGCGGTGGTGCACGGGCTGGCCGTGGCCCGGCTGTGGCAGGCGCGGGAGCTGGAGCACAGCGGCGCCTGGGAGCACGCGGTTCGGGCCTGGGAGCAGGCGCTCGCGTACTGGGCCGCGCTGCTGAGCGACGAGGGCTACTGGGACGGCTGGCGCACCGAACGCGCTGGCTGCTACCAGCGCGCCGTGTCGCCCGACGACCTGGCGCGGCTGCGCCGGGACCTCAGCCTGCGGCTGTCCGACCGGCTGGCGGCGGGCGAGGAGACACACACCGACCAGGACCGGCCCGAACAGGCCGCCGCATACCGGCGGTTGACCACGCTGTTCGAGGCGGAGCTGGGCGGGGCGCGGGTTCTCAAGGAGGTCGGCGGGCTGCCGACGGTGCCGGGTACGGCCGTCGCGCTCGCCTGCGGGCCCCAGTACCTGCACATGCTGCGGCTGGAGGTGCCGCTGGCCGAGCGGGTGGCCGAGCTGAGCACGGCCGCCCAACACGGCCACGATCCGGGCGAGTTCACCGTACGCCGACTGCGCTGGGCGTTCTCGGCGCTGGCCGGGGCGTACGCGCTGGCGGAGGCGCACCGGTTCGAGGAGGCGCTCGGGGCGCTGCCCGAGCTGGCCGCGCTTCCCGATCTCCCCCAGGACTGCGCGGGCCCGGGCGTGGCGCCGGGGACGCACATCGAGGGCTGCGGTCACTGCGAGGGCTTCGTGCGCGGCGACCCGGCGTATCTCCAACTGCCGCGCAGGCGGGCGCGGTTCGTGCAGGACGGTGCGGCGCTCGCGGTGCATGCCCGGCTCGCGCTGGCCCAGGCGGCCCTCACCAGCGGCCTGGGCGGGCTCAGCCGGGCCGTGGAGCACTGGGGGCAGGCGGTGACTGCGGCGACGAACGCCGGGATGCAGGGCCGTATCACGGGAGCGGTCGTCCAGATGGTGCTCGGCCGTGTCGAGGCGCTGATCGACACGCCGGGCGAGCAACGGGACGCCGCCCTGGACGAGGCGGTGGCGCTGATCGAACAGGTCAAGCCGGTGCTGCAGCCGCTCGCCCGGGAGTTGGCGGCCCAGCTGGACGCCCAGTTGTCGCTGATCCTGTCGATGCGCGGCGTGTGGCGCGCCTCCACGCGCGCGCGGTACGGCCTGCCCCTGGACGCTCCGGCCGGTGAGGCCGACCTGCGGCGGGCGCTGGAGCTGAACCCGGAGTCGGGCCACGCACGCGGCAATCTGGTCCGGGCCCTGGTGTACACGCTGGACGAGCGCACCAGTGACCCCGTGGAGCAGTTGGGGCTGCTGGAGGAGGCGATCGGCCTGCTGCACACCGGACTTCGGCAGCAGCTGGCGCACAACTACCGGGAGACGCTCGCCGAGGCGCTGAACGCGCTGGAACGGCTGGTGGCGCTGCGGATCGGCATCGACGGACTGGCCGAGCTGATACGTGCCACGCACCACGACAAGCCGGAGAACGAAACCGATCCCGCCGCGCTGGCGGAGAACCTCGTGGAGCGGGCGCGGCACAAGCGGGAGCAGCAGGGCGACCCGGCGGTGGCCGTGCACCTGCTGATCCACGCGGTCCGCACGGATCCGTCCTCGGAGCGGATCCGTGGCTTCCTGCTGAAGGCGGTCCATGGCTGGCGCGACACCCTGCGGGGCCCGGGGCACGAGGAGGACGGCACATGCTGA
- the cyc2 gene encoding germacradienol/geosmin synthase Cyc2 — protein MTQQPFELPHFYMPYPARLNPHVDEARAHSTEWARGMGMLEGSGIWEQSDLEAHDYGLLCAYTHPECDGPALSLITDWYVWVFFFDDHFLETFKRTQDRVGGKAYLDRLPLFMPMDLSTAMPEPQNPVEAGLADLWTRTVPSMSADWRQRFAVATEHLLNESLWELSNINEGRIANPVEYIEMRRKVGGAPWSAGLVEYATAEVPASVARSRPLRVLMETFSDAVHLRNDLFSYQREVEDEGELSNGVLVLETFFGCTTQEAADTVNDVLTSRLHQFEHTALTEVPAVALETGLAPPEVTAVAKYTQGLQDWQSGGHEWHMRSSRYMNARARSTNPWHGLTGPGTSAADVGALLAAAGAERLRAHTHVPFQKVGPSLLPDFHMPYEVELSPHLDGARHRLTDWAHDTGILQEGVWDEDKLASCDLPLCAAGLDPDATPEALDLSSQWLAWGTYGDDYYPLVFGHRRDLAAARLTTQRLSDCMPVDGQQPLVPVNGMERGLIDLWVRTTAEMTPDQRRTLKAAVDVMTESWVWELSNQLQNRIPDPVDYLEMRRATFGSDLTMSLCRMGHGPAVPPEVYRSGPLRSLENAAADYACLVNDVFSYQKEIEYEGEIHNAVLVVQNFFGIDYPTALSVIHDLMTQRMQQFEHVAAHELPITYDDFGLSEEAREIMAGYVTDLQNWMAGILNWHRQVDRYKSDYLSRRTHTFLPDQPPSAMPAGHTR, from the coding sequence ATGACGCAGCAGCCCTTCGAACTCCCGCACTTCTACATGCCGTACCCCGCGCGGCTGAACCCACATGTCGACGAGGCGCGTGCCCATTCGACCGAGTGGGCACGCGGGATGGGCATGCTGGAGGGGTCCGGGATCTGGGAGCAGTCCGACCTCGAAGCACACGACTACGGCCTGCTCTGCGCATACACCCACCCCGAATGCGACGGCCCGGCCCTCTCCCTGATCACCGACTGGTACGTGTGGGTCTTCTTCTTCGACGACCACTTCCTGGAGACCTTCAAGCGCACCCAGGACCGCGTCGGCGGCAAGGCCTACCTCGACCGGCTGCCGCTGTTCATGCCCATGGACCTGTCGACTGCGATGCCCGAGCCGCAGAACCCGGTGGAGGCCGGCCTCGCCGACCTGTGGACACGCACGGTGCCGTCGATGTCCGCCGACTGGCGCCAGCGCTTCGCCGTAGCCACCGAGCACCTCCTCAACGAGTCGCTGTGGGAGCTGTCCAACATCAACGAGGGGCGGATCGCCAACCCCGTCGAGTACATCGAGATGCGCCGCAAGGTGGGCGGCGCACCCTGGTCGGCCGGGCTGGTGGAGTACGCGACGGCCGAAGTCCCGGCATCCGTCGCGCGGTCGAGGCCGCTGCGCGTGCTGATGGAGACGTTCTCCGACGCCGTCCATCTGCGCAACGACCTGTTCTCCTACCAGCGCGAGGTGGAGGACGAGGGCGAGCTCAGCAACGGCGTGCTGGTTCTGGAGACGTTCTTCGGCTGCACCACGCAGGAGGCCGCCGACACCGTCAACGACGTCCTCACCTCCCGGCTCCACCAGTTCGAGCACACCGCGCTCACCGAAGTGCCCGCGGTGGCACTCGAGACGGGCCTCGCCCCGCCCGAGGTCACCGCCGTCGCCAAGTACACACAGGGCCTGCAGGACTGGCAGTCCGGCGGCCACGAGTGGCACATGCGCTCCAGCCGCTACATGAACGCCCGCGCGCGGTCCACGAATCCGTGGCACGGCCTGACCGGGCCCGGCACCTCCGCCGCGGATGTCGGCGCCCTCCTCGCGGCGGCCGGGGCCGAGCGCCTGCGCGCACACACGCACGTGCCGTTCCAGAAGGTCGGCCCGTCTTTGCTGCCCGACTTCCACATGCCCTACGAGGTGGAACTGAGCCCGCACCTGGACGGCGCCCGGCACCGGCTCACCGACTGGGCGCACGACACGGGCATCCTCCAGGAGGGCGTCTGGGACGAGGACAAGCTGGCCTCCTGCGACCTTCCGCTCTGCGCGGCGGGCCTCGATCCGGACGCGACGCCGGAAGCCCTGGACCTCAGCTCGCAGTGGCTGGCCTGGGGCACGTACGGGGACGACTACTATCCGCTCGTCTTCGGCCACCGACGCGACCTGGCCGCCGCCAGGCTGACCACACAGCGTCTGTCGGACTGCATGCCGGTCGACGGTCAGCAGCCCCTCGTCCCGGTCAACGGCATGGAACGCGGCCTGATCGACCTGTGGGTACGCACGACCGCGGAGATGACCCCGGACCAACGGCGCACGCTCAAGGCCGCGGTGGACGTGATGACCGAGAGCTGGGTGTGGGAGCTCTCCAACCAGCTGCAGAACCGCATCCCCGACCCGGTCGACTACCTGGAGATGCGCCGCGCCACCTTCGGCTCCGACCTCACCATGAGCCTGTGCCGGATGGGCCACGGCCCCGCCGTACCGCCCGAGGTCTACCGCAGCGGCCCCCTGCGCTCCCTGGAGAACGCGGCCGCGGACTACGCATGCCTGGTCAACGACGTCTTCTCGTACCAGAAGGAGATCGAGTACGAGGGCGAGATCCACAACGCCGTCCTCGTCGTACAGAACTTCTTCGGCATCGACTACCCGACCGCACTCTCCGTCATCCATGACCTGATGACCCAGCGCATGCAGCAGTTCGAGCACGTCGCCGCGCACGAACTGCCCATCACCTATGACGACTTCGGCCTTTCGGAGGAGGCCCGCGAGATCATGGCCGGCTATGTGACGGACCTGCAGAACTGGATGGCGGGCATTCTCAACTGGCATCGGCAGGTGGACCGTTACAAGTCCGACTACCTGTCCCGCCGCACCCACACCTTCCTGCCGGACCAGCCACCCTCGGCAATGCCCGCAGGCCACACACGCTGA
- a CDS encoding PDZ domain-containing protein: MEQTALRPKPMPGREPGGGGKPGTARRPHAARRRGRRLRALAFGLFVGAVLVLAGVGLGTVGATVIGLSKLADLQHQTPRQPSAAPHPSTSAQAQASPASPAPPAATLGLEAVDAEKAGALVVGVHIPGPGYSAGLVRGDVLLAFGRTRVDSAADLARAVAHARSGSATTLTVRHRSGGYQQLTAVPGIVT; encoded by the coding sequence ATGGAACAGACTGCGTTGCGTCCCAAGCCGATGCCCGGCCGGGAACCCGGCGGTGGTGGCAAGCCCGGCACCGCCCGGCGCCCGCACGCCGCGCGACGGCGTGGCCGACGCCTCAGGGCCCTGGCGTTCGGCCTGTTCGTCGGGGCGGTCCTGGTGCTGGCCGGGGTCGGTCTCGGCACGGTCGGCGCCACGGTCATCGGCCTGAGCAAACTCGCCGACCTGCAGCATCAGACACCGAGGCAGCCTTCTGCCGCGCCCCACCCCAGCACATCGGCCCAGGCCCAGGCCTCACCCGCGTCCCCGGCACCGCCCGCCGCGACCCTGGGCCTGGAGGCCGTCGACGCCGAGAAGGCGGGAGCGCTGGTCGTCGGCGTCCACATCCCCGGCCCGGGCTACTCGGCGGGCCTGGTCCGCGGTGACGTACTCCTCGCGTTCGGAAGGACCCGTGTCGACTCGGCCGCCGACCTCGCCCGCGCCGTCGCACACGCCCGCTCCGGTTCCGCGACCACCCTGACTGTCCGTCATCGCAGCGGCGGCTACCAGCAGTTGACCGCCGTACCGGGAATCGTCACATGA
- a CDS encoding aminoglycoside phosphotransferase family protein, giving the protein MTQAPTPTADTVRRLVSSLLKGGASGAAGPEVRPVAEGGEHSTWWVGTRHVLRLALDRETAVRQRRELRLRDVVRPHLPVAVPMSVAHGEWAPGLTYTLDTVVPGGSGEEYDVSAVGEADLAGLLTGLREVPARQAETLGVPRTAPRSLEALRRAAEKCAVRLAAADEFDPGRLHQLSASAAVQLAAQPGTAVLVHHGLKGEHLVVSAEGRVRGILDWTDAAVGDPAEDIAGLAIAVGSPAAVRAATLAGYGARPCLRGLWLARCDTVIRLSERLGGGDSPLPLLRTRLRRAWEAILLERVTEFRDEDEDADGEL; this is encoded by the coding sequence ATGACCCAGGCACCGACACCCACCGCGGACACCGTCCGCCGGCTGGTCAGCTCCCTGCTCAAGGGGGGCGCGAGCGGGGCCGCAGGACCCGAGGTGCGGCCCGTCGCCGAGGGCGGTGAGCACTCCACCTGGTGGGTCGGCACCCGCCATGTGCTGCGCCTCGCCCTCGACCGCGAGACCGCCGTGCGCCAGCGCCGCGAACTGCGCCTGCGCGATGTCGTGCGCCCGCATCTGCCGGTGGCGGTGCCGATGAGCGTGGCGCACGGGGAGTGGGCGCCGGGGCTCACGTACACGCTCGACACGGTGGTGCCCGGTGGCTCGGGCGAGGAGTACGACGTGTCCGCCGTCGGGGAGGCCGACCTCGCGGGGCTGCTCACCGGGCTGCGCGAGGTGCCCGCCCGGCAGGCCGAGACCCTGGGCGTCCCGCGTACCGCCCCGCGCTCCCTGGAGGCCCTGCGCAGGGCCGCCGAGAAGTGTGCCGTGCGCCTCGCCGCGGCCGACGAGTTCGACCCAGGCCGCCTCCACCAGCTCAGCGCCTCCGCCGCCGTCCAGCTCGCCGCCCAGCCCGGCACCGCCGTCCTCGTCCACCACGGCCTCAAGGGCGAGCACCTCGTGGTCAGTGCCGAGGGCCGGGTGCGGGGCATCCTCGACTGGACCGACGCGGCCGTCGGCGACCCGGCCGAGGACATCGCGGGCCTGGCGATCGCCGTCGGCTCCCCGGCCGCCGTCCGCGCCGCCACGCTGGCGGGCTACGGAGCCCGGCCGTGTCTGCGCGGCCTGTGGCTGGCCCGGTGCGACACGGTGATCCGCCTGTCCGAACGCCTGGGCGGCGGCGACAGTCCCCTGCCGCTGCTGCGGACCCGGCTGCGACGCGCCTGGGAGGCGATCCTGCTGGAGCGCGTGACGGAATTCCGGGACGAGGACGAGGACGCCGACGGGGAGCTGTAG
- a CDS encoding aminopeptidase P family protein gives MTGSTSAPFTADDYRARMDRAAGAAAEAGLAGLLVAPGPDLVWLTGYAPTAATERLTLLVLAQGRAPVLVVPTLEAPDAAKAVGASALNLRDWTDGKDPYAATAALLDSTGRFGVSDNAWAMHLLGLQRALPGTAYAALSEALPMLRAVKDAVELDLMAAAGAAADATFEEIRKVPFAGRLESEVGADLAGLLRRFGHSQVDFTIVASGPNGANPHHEVGERVIERGDMVVLDFGGLRDGYGSDTSRTVHVGEPTDEERRVHDLVREAQEAGFRAVRPGAACQEVDRAARAVIADAGYGEYFIHRTGHGIGVTTHEPPYMIEGERQPLVPGMCFSVEPGVYLPGRFGVRIEDIVTVTEDGGRRLNNTDREMVIVD, from the coding sequence ATGACCGGCAGCACGAGCGCGCCCTTCACCGCCGACGACTACCGGGCCCGCATGGACCGCGCCGCGGGTGCCGCCGCCGAGGCCGGTCTCGCCGGGCTCCTGGTGGCACCGGGGCCGGACCTGGTGTGGCTCACCGGATACGCCCCCACCGCGGCCACCGAACGGCTCACCCTGCTGGTTCTCGCGCAGGGGCGGGCCCCCGTCCTGGTCGTCCCCACGCTGGAGGCCCCGGACGCGGCGAAGGCGGTCGGCGCGTCCGCACTGAACCTGCGTGACTGGACCGACGGCAAGGACCCCTACGCCGCGACCGCCGCCCTGCTCGACAGCACCGGCCGCTTCGGCGTCAGTGACAACGCCTGGGCGATGCACCTGCTCGGCCTGCAGCGCGCGCTGCCCGGCACCGCCTACGCGGCCCTCTCCGAGGCCCTGCCGATGCTGCGCGCCGTCAAGGACGCGGTGGAACTGGACCTGATGGCGGCCGCGGGCGCGGCCGCGGACGCGACGTTCGAGGAGATCAGGAAGGTTCCCTTCGCCGGCCGCCTGGAGTCCGAGGTCGGCGCCGACCTCGCCGGGCTGCTGCGGCGGTTCGGCCACTCACAGGTCGACTTCACCATCGTCGCCTCCGGCCCGAACGGCGCCAACCCGCACCATGAGGTGGGCGAGCGCGTCATCGAGCGCGGCGACATGGTCGTGCTTGACTTCGGCGGCCTCAGGGACGGCTACGGGTCCGACACCTCCCGCACGGTCCACGTCGGCGAGCCCACCGACGAGGAACGGCGGGTGCACGACCTGGTGCGCGAGGCCCAGGAGGCGGGCTTCCGGGCGGTGCGGCCCGGTGCCGCCTGCCAGGAGGTCGACCGTGCGGCCCGTGCGGTGATCGCCGACGCCGGGTACGGCGAGTACTTCATCCACCGCACCGGGCACGGCATCGGCGTCACCACGCACGAGCCGCCCTACATGATCGAGGGCGAACGGCAGCCCCTCGTGCCCGGCATGTGCTTCTCCGTGGAGCCCGGTGTGTATCTGCCCGGCCGTTTCGGTGTGCGCATCGAGGACATCGTGACGGTCACCGAGGACGGCGGCCGCCGCCTCAACAACACCGACCGCGAGATGGTCATAGTGGACTGA